A stretch of the Gossypium hirsutum isolate 1008001.06 chromosome D07, Gossypium_hirsutum_v2.1, whole genome shotgun sequence genome encodes the following:
- the LOC121219545 gene encoding protein FAR1-RELATED SEQUENCE 5 isoform X1: MSLGSEETLHSWDLDKEGGKADSSVEEKTAEREGSEILEPYVGMEFESEDDAKKYYIEYARRIGFMVRIMQRRRSGIDGRTLARRLGCNKQGFSPNHKGTLGQEKKPRPSAREGCKATILVKMEKTGKWVVTRFEKEHNHPLMITANGFNTTGDKDKKIEELTMELAHQEQLCSAYREKLFAFINNVEKQTEELSSKIEVIVDNIRKLEAERQRFTHRSAGSLGL, translated from the exons ATGTCTCTCGGATCAGAAGAAACTCTTCATTCA TGGGATTTGGACAAAGAAGGTGGGAAAGCAGACAGCTCAGTTGAAGAAAAAACAGCTGAACGAGAAGGAAGCGAAATCTTAGAACCGTATGTGGGTATGGAATTTGAATCTGAAGATGATGCTAAGAAATACTACATAGAGTATGCCAGACGGATAGGATTTATGGTGCGAATTATGCAGCGTCGTCGTTCGGGGATTGATGGAAGAACACTTGCTCGTCGTCTAGGATGCAACAAACAGGGTTTCTCTCCTAATCATAAGGGCACACTAGGACAAGAGAAAAAGCCACGTCCTAGTGCACGAGAAGGTTGCAAGGCAACTATTTTGGTTAAGATGGAAAAGACtggaaaatgggttgttacaagatTTGAAAAGGAGCATAATCATCCCCTTATGATCACAGCCAATGGATTCAATACCACG ggTGATAAGGACAAGAAAATTGAAGAACTCACGATGGAGTTAGCGCATCAAGAGCAATTATGTTCAGCTTATCGAGAAAAGTTGTTTGCGTTCATTAACAACGTTGAGAAGCAAACAGAAGAACTATCTTCAAAGATTGAAGTTATAGTAGACAATATTAGGAAACTCGAAGCTGAAAGGCAGAGATTTACGCACCGTAGCGCAGGTAGCCTTGGTCTTTAA
- the LOC121219545 gene encoding protein FAR1-RELATED SEQUENCE 5 isoform X2 — protein MAFQITWDLDKEGGKADSSVEEKTAEREGSEILEPYVGMEFESEDDAKKYYIEYARRIGFMVRIMQRRRSGIDGRTLARRLGCNKQGFSPNHKGTLGQEKKPRPSAREGCKATILVKMEKTGKWVVTRFEKEHNHPLMITANGFNTTGDKDKKIEELTMELAHQEQLCSAYREKLFAFINNVEKQTEELSSKIEVIVDNIRKLEAERQRFTHRSAGSLGL, from the exons ATGGCATTCCAAATAACG TGGGATTTGGACAAAGAAGGTGGGAAAGCAGACAGCTCAGTTGAAGAAAAAACAGCTGAACGAGAAGGAAGCGAAATCTTAGAACCGTATGTGGGTATGGAATTTGAATCTGAAGATGATGCTAAGAAATACTACATAGAGTATGCCAGACGGATAGGATTTATGGTGCGAATTATGCAGCGTCGTCGTTCGGGGATTGATGGAAGAACACTTGCTCGTCGTCTAGGATGCAACAAACAGGGTTTCTCTCCTAATCATAAGGGCACACTAGGACAAGAGAAAAAGCCACGTCCTAGTGCACGAGAAGGTTGCAAGGCAACTATTTTGGTTAAGATGGAAAAGACtggaaaatgggttgttacaagatTTGAAAAGGAGCATAATCATCCCCTTATGATCACAGCCAATGGATTCAATACCACG ggTGATAAGGACAAGAAAATTGAAGAACTCACGATGGAGTTAGCGCATCAAGAGCAATTATGTTCAGCTTATCGAGAAAAGTTGTTTGCGTTCATTAACAACGTTGAGAAGCAAACAGAAGAACTATCTTCAAAGATTGAAGTTATAGTAGACAATATTAGGAAACTCGAAGCTGAAAGGCAGAGATTTACGCACCGTAGCGCAGGTAGCCTTGGTCTTTAA
- the LOC107954981 gene encoding calmodulin-like protein 3 → MDLVELRKVFQMFDKNGDGKITKKELSDSLEEFSLFISDKEINQIIDSIDVNGDGSVDIDEFGELYQMMVNERNEEEEMMEAFNVFDQNGDGFITFEELRSVLSSLGLKQGRTIEDCKNMITKVDADGDGRVNFKEFQQMMKGGGFAALSSS, encoded by the coding sequence ATGGATCTAGTTGAGCTTCGCAAGGTGTTCCAAATGTTTGATAAGAATGGAGATGGCAAGATCACAAAGAAAGAGCTCAGCGATTCACTCGAGGAGTTCAGTTTATTTATTTCCGATAAAGAAATAAACCAAATCATTGATAGCATTGATGTGAACGGAGATGGTTCTGTAGATATCGATGAATTTGGTGAATTGTACCAAATGATGGTGAATGAGAGGaacgaagaagaagaaatgatGGAAGCATTTAATGTCTTCGATCAAAACGGAGATGGATTCATCACATTTGAGGAGTTGAGGTCGGTTCTATCATCATTAGGGTTGAAGCAGGGAAGAACTATTGAGGATTGCAAGAATATGATAACAAAAGTGGATGCAGATGGAGATGGTAGGGTTAATTTCAAGGAGTTCCAGCAGATGATGAAAGGTGGTGGCTTTGCTGCCTTAAGTTCAAGTTAA
- the LOC107954979 gene encoding ferredoxin-2, mitochondrial, which translates to MAISTIQKLTSQIHRLPPVSCHILTRSSATLSSSKKVVDRIVKLFAIDPEGQKREVVGLAGHSLLRALTNSGLIDPASHRLEEIDACSAECEVNIAQEWLEKLPPRTYDEEYVLVRNSRGRILNKHSRLGCQVVLTPQLQGMVVAVPEPKPWDIP; encoded by the coding sequence ATGGCGATTTCAACAATCCAAAAGCTCACTTCCCAAATCCACCGTCTCCCACCTGTATCCTGCCACATCCTCACCCGATCCTCCGCCACCTTGTCCTCCTCCAAGAAGGTTGTCGACAGGATCGTCAAGCTCTTCGCCATCGACCCAGAAGGCCAAAAGCGGGAGGTTGTGGGCCTAGCCGGCCACAGCTTACTTCGGGCCTTGACTAACAGCGGGCTGATTGATCCGGCGTCTCACCGGCTCGAGGAGATTGATGCTTGCTCCGCCGAATGCGAGGTCAACATCGCCCAGGAATGGCTCGAGAAGCTTCCACCCCGTACCTACGATGAGGAATATGTGTTGGTAAGGAATTCGAGGGGTCGTATCTTGAACAAGCATTCCAGGCTTGGGTGTCAGGTCGTGCTTACGCCTCAGCTCCAAGGTATGGTTGTCGCTGTCCCCGAGCCTAAGCCGTGGGATAttccataa
- the LOC121219544 gene encoding linoleate 9S-lipoxygenase — MDSHHHLCYKRQECFNAIRNKISDCNSLQDRHGSRYLINGKVVIEHSPGLSGPGKSATVQVYSSTVIDPNTRKGKLSGKACLKKGKSSKKDSTKTTVYKIKLHVEPGFGNPGAFLIENNHKHRFFLQSATLVTPENKVIHFDCRSWVYPIKDTNTSRLFFSNTCYLPSKTPACLVELRKEELESLRGDGTGERKEWDRIYDYDVYDDLGNPEKGPDHVRPVLGGSRSRPYPRRGRTGRPATKNGTISLDTYVPPDERCSPKKLSEFIANAIQATAHFLLPEAKSLPRDSSSFESFGDIRDLYSNNRRQAMRGTSVTEKVKKFVPAQLFKDVTHVIEEVDIKFPLPQIIRANQFAWKLDEEFGRQMLAGTNPTRIHCLREFPPRGTLTESYIEQSDIEHNLDGLSFEQAMKQWRIYVLDHHDYLLPFLRKMYSEGVCPCASRTLLFLRNDATLKPLAIELTYPGSSNNVNGMKTMVFLPEKEDIPQALWQLAKAHVAANDSAYHQLISHWLHTHAVVEPFIIATRRQLSVMHPIHRLLDPHFKDTMHINALARTVLINAGGILEKTLFTGKFSMELSSELYKQWRFDEQALPSDLIKRCMALEESENPRGAHMLFQDYPYGLDGLDIWLAIQTWVGDFCDIFYEDDASVKSDTEIQAWWSEIRNVGHGDKRKEKWWCQMTTKADLKRTLTTLVWIASALHASVNFGQYSYAGYPPNRPSRCRKFVPEEGTMEFAEFLKDPDKYFLNMLPDRFEASLGIALMEVLSRHTSEEVYLGQRATSEWIDNEQVKQRFEKFNKSLREMEKQIMERNGDPELMNRRGPAKVPYKLLYPDATKVETPAGITAKGIPNSVSI, encoded by the exons atggaTTCTCATCATCACCTATGTTACAAGAGGCAAGAATGTTTTAATGCTATCCGAAACAAGATTTCTGATTGTAATTCGCTGCAGGATCGCCATGGAAGCCGATACCTTATCAATGGAAAAGTCGTGATTGAACATAGCCCTGGATTATCAGGTCCTGGAAAATCAGCAACTGTTCAGGTTTATAGTTCAACTGTAATCGACCCAA ATACCAGGAAAGGGAAGTTGAGCGGGAAAGCATGCCTCAAGAAGGGAAAGAGCAGTAAGAAAGACAGCACAAAAACCACCGTTTATAAGATCAAGTTACACGTAGAGCCTGGATTTGGAAATCCAGGAGCTTTCCTTATAGAAAACAATCACAAGCATAGGTTCTTCCTTCAATCTGCAACTCTTGTAACTCCAGAAAACAAGGTCATCCACTTTGATTGCCGATCTTGGGTGTATCCAATCAAAGACACTAACACCAGTCGGCTTTTCTTTTCCAACACA TGTTATCTTCCGAGCAAAACCCCAGCTTGTCTGGTGGAATTGAGAAAGGAAGAGCTTGAAAGCTTGAGAGGTGATGGAACTGGGGAAAGGAAAGAATGGGATCGAATCTATGATTATGATGTGTATGATGATCTTGGAAATCCTGAAAAAGGTCCAGATCATGTTAGACCTGTCTTGGGTGGTTCTCGTTCACGTCCGTATCCTCGCAGGGGAAGAACCGGCCGCCCTGCTACCAAAAATG GCACGATTAGCTTGGACACTTATGTTCCACCGGATGAGCGATGCAGTCCCAAGAAACTATCTGAGTTCATTGCAAATGCAATCCAAGCCACGGCTCATTTCCTTCTACCTGAGGCGAAATCCTTGCCTCGTGATTCCAGTAGTTTTGAGTCATTTGGTGACATACGGGACCTATATTCCAACAACAGACGCCAAGCGATGAGGGGAACATCGGTGACGGAGAAAGTGAAAAAGTTTGTACCAGCTCAGCTTTTTAAAGATGTCACTCACGTGATTGAAGAAGTTGACATAAAATTCCCACTGCCTCAAATCATAAGAG CTAATCAATTCGCATGGAAGCTAGATGAGGAATTCGGACGGCAAATGCTTGCTGGGACGAATCCTACCAGAATTCATTGCTTGAGG GAATTCCCACCTCGAGGAACACTAACGGAAAGCTACATAGAGCAGTCAGACATTGAGCACAACCTTGATGGTTTGAGTTTCGAACAG GCAATGAAACAATGGAGGATTTATGTCCTGGACCACCATGATTATCTGTTGccatttttaagaaaaatgtaCTCGGAAGGTGTCTGCCCTTGTGCATCCCGAACATTGCTATTTTTACGAAATGATGCCACCTTGAAGCCATTGGCCATAGAGCTGACCTATCCCGGTTCCTCCAACAACGTCAACGGGATGAAAACCATGGTGTTCCTTCCTGAAAAAGAAGACATCCCTCAAGCACTGTGGCAGTTGGCCAAAGCTCATGTTGCAGCTAATGACTCGGCATACCATCAGCTCATCAGCCATTG GTTGCATACTCATGCAGTTGTGGAGCCGTTCATCATTGCCACCAGGAGGCAGCTGAGCGTGATGCATCCAATTCACCGGTTGTTGGATCCTCATTTCAAAGACACCATGCACATAAACGCACTAGCTCGGACCGTTCTGATAAACGCCGGAGGAATCCTTGAGAAGACACTCTTCACTGGAAAATTCTCCATGGAATTGTCATCTGAACTTTACAAACAATGGAGATTCGATGAACAAGCTCTCCCTTCCGATCTAATCAAAAG GTGTATGGCCCTGGAAGAGTCAGAAAACCCCAGAGGAGCTCATATGCTCTTCCAAGATTATCCTTACGGTCTAGACGGTCTTGATATATGGTTAGCCATCCAAACATGGGTGGGAGATTTTTGCGACATCTTCTATGAAGACGATGCTTCAGTCAAATCCGACACCGAAATACAAGCATGGTGGTCGGAAATTCGAAACGTCGGCCACGGCGATAAACGCAAGGAGAAATGGTGGTGTCAAATGACCACAAAGGCAGACCTTAAACGCACTTTAACAACACTCGTATGGATCGCATCGGCCCTTCATGCATCGGTGAATTTCGGGCAATATTCGTACGCAGGTTATCCTCCAAACCGTCCCAGTCGGTGCCGGAAGTTCGTGCCCGAAGAAGGTACGATGGAGTTTGCAGAATTCTTGAAAGACCCAGATAAGTATTTTCTCAACATGTTACCAGATAGGTTTGAGGCAAGCCTTGGGATAGCATTAATGGAGGTACTGTCACGGCACACGTCTGAAGAAGTTTACTTAGGGCAGAGAGCAACATCTGAGTGGATAGACAATGAGCAGGTGAAGCAAAGATTTGAGAAGTTCAATAAGTCTCTGAGGGAGATGGAGAAGCAAATCATGGAGAGAAATGGAGATCCAGAGCTTATGAATAGACGAGGGCCTGCAAAAGTTCCATACAAACTTCTTTACCCTGATGCAACTAAGGTCGAAACCCCAGCAGGCATCACGGCCAAAGGGATTCCTAATAGCGTATCCATTTAA
- the LOC107954977 gene encoding uncharacterized protein At5g01610 gives MIPFVPAIFLHVIFIFFALVNGEQETIYDILKAHGLPTGLLPKGITRFEFDETGRFEVQLDQACNAMFECQFRYDRNVSGTLKYGQIGALSGISSQELFLWFQVKGIWVDVPSSGLIYFDVGVVSKQFSLSWFETPRDCMAIQDDSESGDSIGDGKLLAEAVAKSPRAKHRYELDHGSFGRNEI, from the exons atgattcCTTTTGTTCCTGCCATATTTCTTCACGTCATTTTCATCTTCTTCGCGCTTGTCAACGGCGAGCAGGAGACTATTTACGATATCCTAAAGGCCCATGGGCTACCCACGGGGCTGCTTCCGAAGGGGATAACCCGATTTGAGTTCGACGAAACCGGCCGCTTCGAGGTTCAGTTGGATCAAGCTTGTAATGCTATGTTTGAATGCCAGTTTCGTTATGATAGGAATGTTTCTGGGACTTTGAAGTACGGGCAGATCGGGGCCTTGTCTGGGATTTCTTCTCAAGAGTTGTTTCTTTGGTTCCAGGTCAAAGGGATTTGGGTTGATGTTCCTAGCTCGGGCCTCATTTATTTTGACGTCGGTGTCGTTTCTAAGCAGTTTTCATTGTCTTGGTTCGAAACGCCGAGGGATTGTATGGCGATTCAGGATGATTCTGAATCTGGTGATTCGATTGGAGATGGCAAGTTATTAGCTGAAGCAGTCGCGAAG AGTCCACGTGCGAAACATCGATATGAACTTGATCATGGAAGTTTTGGGAGGAACGAGATCTAG